A window of the Candidatus Tisiphia endosymbiont of Dascillus cervinus genome harbors these coding sequences:
- a CDS encoding portal protein: MADSDLNKKIEYFDNLKTKREKWHHIWDELKKYVCPQTESNKVIFDSTSIWSREQLASGLQSLLVNPAMNWFNLSIVIEDENQYQQQLTSAELNILAQMLEKAIMDIFNNPASNFYNQIHQFFLNLAAFGTAIFYVEEDPALTQTLFFRNINLQECYFEEDKFGFVNTMYRLFTMPIKAASAKWPDFADFKERLAKNPDETVEILHIVSPQSQNQSGKGAKRLMTTLAYSSEYIHLAEQKIISQSGYSYFPFFVTRCIKEEGQVYGYAPAHHVLPDIKLLNSLRQITLKVAQKQLDPPLLVPKDGYYLPLYTTPGSVNFYRNGIADKIMPLTGMESILPTEIEQNQCRDAIFKAFYVDIFRMQKENKEMTATEVQIRTEEQYRLMSPMVGRIETEFLNPLIIAIYQTLIKYNRVAILEGATRPPDIDIEYVSPLSKAQKSSTISSVEQVLGFFQRSGISNFYPEIYDNINWDECFKLFCQLRGTPSSILKSEQEVLQLRQQRRMMHLQQQVQQQMQGQQNETIN, from the coding sequence ATGGCTGATAGTGATTTAAACAAAAAGATTGAATATTTTGATAATCTCAAAACTAAACGAGAGAAATGGCATCATATATGGGATGAGCTGAAGAAATATGTTTGTCCGCAAACTGAAAGCAACAAGGTAATATTTGATTCAACTTCTATTTGGTCAAGGGAGCAATTAGCTTCAGGTTTGCAAAGCTTGCTAGTTAATCCAGCAATGAACTGGTTTAATCTTAGCATAGTAATTGAGGATGAAAATCAATACCAACAGCAATTAACATCAGCTGAACTGAACATACTAGCCCAAATGCTAGAAAAAGCCATAATGGATATATTCAACAATCCGGCTTCTAATTTCTATAATCAAATACATCAGTTTTTCCTAAATCTAGCTGCCTTTGGTACAGCGATATTCTATGTCGAAGAAGATCCAGCGTTAACCCAAACTCTATTTTTCCGTAATATTAATTTACAAGAATGTTACTTTGAGGAAGACAAGTTTGGTTTTGTCAATACAATGTACCGACTCTTTACCATGCCAATTAAAGCCGCATCAGCTAAATGGCCAGACTTTGCCGATTTTAAGGAAAGACTAGCCAAGAATCCTGATGAGACCGTAGAGATATTGCACATAGTTAGCCCACAAAGTCAGAATCAGAGTGGCAAAGGTGCAAAGAGATTAATGACAACACTTGCCTATAGTTCAGAATATATCCATCTCGCTGAACAAAAAATTATCAGTCAATCAGGTTATTCGTACTTTCCATTTTTTGTTACGCGATGTATTAAAGAAGAAGGTCAAGTGTATGGATATGCTCCAGCTCACCACGTATTACCTGATATAAAACTGCTCAATAGTTTAAGACAAATTACCCTGAAAGTAGCACAAAAACAACTAGACCCACCATTATTAGTGCCTAAGGATGGCTATTATCTACCTCTCTATACTACTCCGGGTAGTGTTAACTTTTACCGTAATGGCATAGCGGATAAAATAATGCCCCTAACTGGTATGGAGAGTATCCTGCCGACTGAAATCGAGCAGAATCAATGCCGCGATGCTATATTTAAAGCATTCTATGTCGATATTTTCAGAATGCAAAAGGAAAACAAAGAAATGACTGCCACTGAGGTACAAATTAGAACAGAGGAACAATATCGGTTAATGTCACCAATGGTTGGTAGAATCGAGACGGAATTTCTAAACCCGTTAATTATTGCGATATATCAAACTCTAATTAAATACAACAGAGTAGCGATCTTAGAGGGAGCAACTAGACCACCCGATATTGATATTGAATATGTATCACCATTATCAAAAGCTCAGAAATCATCAACCATATCTAGCGTTGAACAAGTATTGGGCTTCTTCCAAAGGAGTGGCATCAGTAATTTCTACCCTGAAATTTATGACAATATAAATTGGGATGAATGTTTTAAACTATTTTGTCAGTTACGAGGAACACCAAGCTCAATCCTCAAGAGTGAACAAGAAGTACTACAGCTTAGACAACAACGTAGAATGATGCATTTACAGCAACAGGTTCAACAACAAATGCAAGGGCAACAAAATGAAACTATCAATTAA